The following are from one region of the Chloracidobacterium sp. genome:
- a CDS encoding prepilin peptidase, which produces MTFFVSTFESFSGLPDVVGFILVGVFGAAVGSFLNVVIHRVPREESIVFPNSACPKCGAAIKQYDNIPILSWLLLRGKCRGCKEPISIRYPAVELLNAVLWLLVFWQFGLSPLLPVGLVLVSVIVALMFIDAEHMILPNAITYPFLLFALSVRLVLPLVFGDAVFSDMSYSPLSGILVEYPAAAVSLLGAILGAAAGGGSLWFVGEVWKRFRGVEAMGLGDVKMMFGVGALLGWRLSLLSIFIAAFAGAIVGGVLIASKKDKSLQTQIPFGIFLGIGSIAAFLFGERIIAWYVNNFIP; this is translated from the coding sequence ATGACCTTTTTTGTTTCTACCTTTGAGTCGTTCAGCGGCTTGCCCGATGTCGTTGGCTTTATCCTCGTAGGTGTGTTCGGTGCCGCCGTCGGGAGCTTTTTGAACGTTGTGATCCATCGCGTGCCGAGGGAAGAATCCATCGTTTTTCCAAATTCCGCATGCCCAAAATGCGGAGCTGCGATAAAACAGTACGACAACATTCCTATCCTCAGTTGGCTGTTACTTCGCGGAAAATGCAGAGGCTGTAAAGAACCGATCTCAATACGCTATCCGGCAGTGGAGTTGCTGAATGCGGTTTTGTGGCTGCTCGTTTTTTGGCAGTTCGGCCTTAGCCCGCTGTTGCCGGTCGGCTTGGTTCTCGTTTCGGTGATAGTCGCCCTGATGTTCATCGATGCGGAGCACATGATACTTCCAAACGCGATAACCTACCCGTTCTTGCTTTTCGCGCTATCAGTCAGGTTGGTGCTCCCGCTCGTTTTCGGCGACGCAGTTTTCAGCGACATGTCCTATAGCCCGCTTTCCGGTATTCTGGTGGAGTATCCGGCTGCAGCGGTCTCGCTGCTTGGTGCGATCCTGGGTGCGGCGGCCGGAGGTGGTTCGCTTTGGTTCGTCGGCGAGGTTTGGAAACGATTCAGGGGTGTCGAAGCGATGGGTCTCGGAGATGTCAAGATGATGTTTGGCGTTGGTGCTCTTTTGGGCTGGCGATTGTCTTTGCTATCGATCTTCATTGCAGCCTTTGCCGGAGCAATTGTCGGCGGCGTTCTGATCGCATCAAAAAAGGACAAGAGTCTTCAAACTCAGATACCATTTGGGATCTTTCTGGGAATCGGGTCGATCGCGGCCTTTCTGTTCGGTGAGAGGATCATTGCTTGGTACGTGAATAACTTCATTCCTTAA
- a CDS encoding tetratricopeptide repeat protein, whose amino-acid sequence MEKNTFLVAAAVALLGFAFGFFLANTFNRGEMDVLRAENERLRSTSGSSAQQTGQTELAENEIQAKISEADASPENLGFQRNLGLALYRYSSMKQDVRLLGESARLIERAISLSPKDRELKVAAGNAHFDMGYFGKQNESFEKARKYYSAALADNPTDSNVITDLGLSYFLQDPQDLAAAKREFDRSLKIDPKNEKTLQFAIQTLWRMGRGDEAADLLEQLKVINPKSPAVNELSSILTQNPPKQ is encoded by the coding sequence ATGGAGAAGAATACCTTCCTTGTTGCTGCTGCCGTTGCTTTGCTTGGATTCGCTTTTGGGTTTTTCCTTGCAAATACATTTAATCGTGGCGAAATGGATGTGCTGCGGGCCGAGAACGAACGATTGAGATCGACCTCGGGCAGTTCCGCTCAGCAAACAGGTCAGACCGAACTTGCCGAAAATGAGATCCAGGCCAAGATCTCTGAGGCTGACGCAAGTCCGGAAAATCTCGGCTTTCAGCGTAATTTGGGCCTTGCGCTTTACCGATATTCTTCGATGAAGCAGGACGTTCGGCTGTTGGGTGAATCGGCCAGATTGATCGAAAGAGCAATTTCGCTTTCTCCAAAGGACCGGGAACTAAAAGTGGCGGCCGGAAATGCTCATTTCGATATGGGTTACTTTGGTAAACAAAACGAGAGTTTTGAAAAAGCCCGGAAATATTATTCAGCGGCGCTAGCGGATAATCCAACGGACAGCAACGTGATCACCGACCTAGGGCTTTCCTATTTTCTTCAGGACCCGCAGGATCTGGCCGCTGCAAAGCGAGAATTCGACCGTTCATTAAAGATCGACCCCAAGAATGAAAAGACGCTTCAATTCGCGATTCAGACCCTCTGGCGTATGGGACGCGGGGACGAGGCCGCCGATCTTTTGGAACAGTTGAAGGTCATCAATCCGAAAAGTCCGGCGGTGAATGAGCTATCGTCGATATTGACCCAGAACCCGCCAAAACAATGA